Proteins encoded in a region of the Podarcis muralis chromosome 4, rPodMur119.hap1.1, whole genome shotgun sequence genome:
- the CNGA4 gene encoding cyclic nucleotide-gated channel alpha-4: protein MNRLARVFRGKDREGEAKLIKTEESTPGAAPKPRQEKKRILDPSGDYYYWWLVTMVFPIMYNWIILICSKEQGESLKGAAWPLGQLLLQWAGCGFGCCHPSLSPSLPRRSCFPELQRKYLFLWLALDYLCDLLYLLDIGVHFYTGFLEQGILIQDRSKISRHYTCSSAFLLDLLSVLPTDLLYLRLGLATPAVRANRFLRSPRLFEAFDRIETRTAHPNSFRISKLMLYVFVTIHWNACVYFALSGYVGYGADEWVYPNVSIPGFERLLRQYLYSFYFSTLILTTVGDTPMPHREEEFLFMAADFLLAVMGFATIMGSMTSVISNMNQADDAFVPNSDLVKGYLRTHCPNRRLQNRVVEWYQHLQMEKKMTNELQILQHLPERLRAEVAVSVHLPTLRKVQIFQSCEQSLLEELVLKLKPQVYSPGEYVCKKGDVGREMYFIREGKLAVVADDGVTQYAVLGEGLYFGEISIINIKGNKSGNRRTANIKSIGFSDLFCLLKEDLTEVLAEFPSAKAMLEAKGREILLKMDKLDVNAEAAEIAQLQEEERRTAALEEGLDALQTKLARILAGLESSAFKVALRLERLEWQMREWGAEEEAEREGAEP, encoded by the exons ATGAATAGGCTGGCCAGGGTCTTCCGAGGCAAGGACAGGGAGGGGGAGGCGAAGCTCATCAAGACGGAGGAGAGCACCCCTGGAGCAGCCCCCAAACCACG CCAGGAGAAGAAACGGATCCTGGACCCATCGGGGGACTATTATTACTGGTGGCTGGTCACCATGGTGTTCCCCATCATGTACAACTGGATCATCCTCATCTGCAG caagGAACAAGGAGAGAGCTTGAAGGGGGCTGCCTGGCCTttggggcagctgctgctgcagtgggCGGGTTGTGGGTTCGGATGCTGCCACCCGTCTCTCTCCCCTTCGCTCCCGCGCAGGTCCTGCTTCCCTGAGCTGCAGCGCAAATACCTCTTCCTCTGGCTGGCCCTGGACTACCTCTGCGACCTGCTGTACCTGCTGGACATCGGGGTCCACTTCTACACGG GCTTCCTGGAGCAAGGCATCCTCATCCAGGACCGCTCCAAGATCTCGCGCCACTACACCTGCTCCTCCGCCTTCCTTCTGGACCTTCTCTCGGTGCTGCCCACCGACCTCCTCTACTTGCGCCTGGGCTTGGCCACCCCCGCCGTCCGGGCCAACCGCTTCCTGCGCAGTCCCCGCCTCTTCGAGGCCTTTGACCGCATCGAGACGCGCACGGCGCACCCCAACTCCTTCCGCATCTCCAAGCTGATGCTCTACGTCTTCGTCACCATCCACTGGAACGCCTGCGTCTACTTCGCCCTCTCGGGCTACGTGGGCTACGGGGCGGACGAGTGGGTCTACCCCAACGTCAGCATCCCCGGCTTCGAGCGCCTGCTGCGCCAGTACCTCtacagcttctacttctccaCCCTCATCCTCACCACGGTGGGCGACACGCCCATGCCCCACCGCGAGGAGGAGTTCCTCTTCATGGCGGCCGACTTCCTGCTGGCCGTCATGGGCTTCGCCACCATCATGGGGAGCATGACCTCGGTCATCTCCAACATGAACCAGGCGGACGACGCCTTCGTCCCCAACTCGGACCTGGTCAAGGGCTACCTGCGCACCCACTGCCCCAACCGGCGCCTCCAGAACCGCGTGGTGGAGTGGTACCAGCACCTGCAGATGGAGAAGAAGATGACCAACGAGCTGCAGATCCTGCAGCACCTCCCCGAGCGCCTGCGGGCCGAGGTGGCTGTCAGCgtccacctgcccaccctccgcAAGGTGCAGATCTTCCAGAGCTGCGAGCAGAGCCTGCTGGAGGAGCTAGTCCTCAAGCTCAAGCCCCAGGTCTACAGCCCCGGGGAGTACGTCTGCAAGAAGGGTGACGTGGGCCGGGAGATGTACTTCATCCGGGAGGGGAAGCTGGCTGTGGTGGCCGACGACGGGGTCACCCAGTACGCCGTGCTGGGAGAGGGGCTCTACTTTGGGGAGATCAGCATCATCAACATCAAAG ggaacaAGTCCGGGAACCGCCGCACGGCCAACATCAAGAGCATCGGCTTCTCGGACCTCTTCTGCCTGTTGAAGGAGGACCTGACGGAGGTGCTGGCCGAGTTCCCCAGCGCCAAGGCCATGCTGGAGGCCAAGGGCAGGGAGATCCTGCTCAAGATGGACAAGCTGGACGTCAACGCCGAGGCGGCCGAGATCGCccagctgcaggaggaggagcgCCGGACGGCCGCCCTGGAAGAGGGCCTGGATGCCCTGCAGACCAAGCTGGCCAGAATCCTGGCGGGACTCGAATCCAGCGCCTTTAAGGTGGCTCTGCGCCTGGAGCGCCTGGAGTGGCAGATGCGGGAGTGGGgggctgaggaggaggcggagagggAGGGGGCCGAGCCTTAG